The following are encoded together in the Flavobacterium sp. TR2 genome:
- a CDS encoding DUF47 domain-containing protein produces MSINSIFQFLVPKDKKFFPLFEEASSNLIELASNLHEAVNLPLKEREILFQKIDELEQKGEDITRQTNLELSRNFITPFDREDIHTLITSIDNVADYLHGASSRMRLYQVDKITKSIRKMTEINLEACQNIDSAVKELRNLQNFKVIKDACARINKLENKSDNVYNKAVFEIFENETDAKNIIKYKEVLSVLESATDKCKSVANILESISVKHS; encoded by the coding sequence ATGTCAATAAACAGTATTTTCCAATTTTTAGTGCCGAAAGACAAAAAATTCTTTCCACTTTTTGAAGAGGCTTCAAGCAATTTAATTGAATTAGCTTCTAACTTACACGAAGCTGTAAATTTACCATTAAAAGAAAGAGAAATTCTTTTTCAAAAAATTGACGAATTAGAACAAAAAGGAGAAGACATTACTCGTCAGACCAATTTGGAGTTAAGCAGAAACTTTATCACTCCATTTGACAGAGAAGATATTCATACGTTAATTACTTCAATTGACAACGTTGCAGATTACCTTCACGGTGCATCTAGCCGTATGAGATTGTATCAGGTTGATAAAATTACAAAGTCTATCAGAAAGATGACAGAAATCAACCTTGAAGCTTGTCAAAACATTGACAGTGCAGTAAAAGAGTTGAGAAACTTACAAAACTTTAAAGTTATTAAAGATGCTTGTGCTAGAATTAACAAACTAGAAAACAAATCTGATAACGTGTATAACAAAGCAGTTTTTGAAATTTTTGAAAACGAAACAGACGCTAAAAATATTATTAAATATAAAGAAGTGCTATCTGTTTTAGAATCAGCAACAGATAAATGTAAGAGTGTTGCGAACATACTAGAATCTATTTCTGTAAAACATTCTTAA
- a CDS encoding WG repeat-containing protein, translating into MKRIIVLVLMLIVKSSFAQSKEKSFKYGFVDQTGKEIVPCKYDGISAFENGFAVVQLKGKSGVVDKTGKEVIRCIYDEIINQQNWIIVNNKNAKTQYLVKSSDVLLTKKYDEAKMLSPEITAVKLNNKWGFIDVVGEEISPKYDEIIDFADRFAVVKLNGKFGIVDQIGKEVVPPIYDHVQNFKEGFAIVEQNNQFGVMSEEGKIVIPAKYDMSFYFKDNVSIVKAENKYGILDNEGKEIVPAKYDFMALNDDLFQVKSENKYGLINKEGKEIVEAKYDLIESFKEGIAVVKLNGQYGFIDKEGKEIVAPKYEKADDFKDGLGAVRVQVGK; encoded by the coding sequence ATGAAGAGAATAATTGTTTTGGTTTTAATGCTTATAGTAAAATCTAGTTTCGCTCAATCAAAAGAAAAAAGTTTTAAGTACGGTTTTGTCGATCAGACAGGAAAAGAAATTGTTCCTTGTAAATATGATGGTATTAGCGCATTTGAAAATGGTTTTGCGGTTGTGCAATTGAAAGGAAAAAGCGGGGTAGTGGATAAAACCGGAAAAGAAGTTATTCGCTGTATTTATGATGAAATAATAAACCAGCAGAATTGGATAATAGTAAATAATAAAAATGCTAAAACTCAGTACTTGGTTAAGTCTTCTGATGTGCTGCTAACTAAAAAATATGATGAAGCAAAAATGCTATCGCCTGAAATAACGGCTGTAAAACTAAATAATAAATGGGGTTTTATTGATGTTGTCGGAGAAGAAATAAGTCCAAAATACGATGAAATAATTGATTTTGCAGATAGGTTTGCAGTTGTGAAGTTAAATGGAAAATTTGGTATTGTAGATCAGATTGGGAAAGAGGTTGTGCCACCAATTTATGATCATGTTCAAAATTTCAAAGAAGGTTTTGCAATTGTAGAACAAAATAATCAGTTTGGAGTGATGAGCGAAGAAGGGAAAATTGTAATTCCGGCGAAGTATGATATGAGTTTTTACTTTAAAGACAATGTATCTATTGTAAAAGCGGAAAATAAATATGGTATTTTGGATAATGAAGGAAAAGAAATTGTGCCAGCAAAATATGATTTCATGGCTTTAAATGATGACTTATTTCAAGTAAAATCAGAAAATAAATATGGTCTGATAAACAAAGAAGGAAAAGAAATCGTTGAGGCCAAATATGACCTAATCGAATCTTTTAAAGAAGGAATTGCTGTAGTAAAGTTGAACGGCCAATACGGATTTATTGACAAAGAAGGGAAGGAAATTGTAGCTCCGAAATACGAAAAAGCTGATGATTTTAAAGATGGTTTAGGAGCGGTTAGGGTTCAGGTTGGAAAGTAA
- a CDS encoding inorganic phosphate transporter, which yields MTILILIIVLALIFDYINGFHDAANAIATVVATKVLTPFQAVVWAAFFNFLAYWVFGFGVADTVAKTAHTMEINLVVILAGVIAAICWNLLTWWLGIPSSSSHTLIGGFAGAAVAHAIAVHGFSGYVGEDGATHYWYEIVSWYKAGKDGAMPSGVLIIIAFIVLAPLLGALASYLISIWLLNASRKTIGPKIFTAALMIATIVFVYYQMVPYDKIEKPRFDSHFWSVAFEAHNIKWFLVAFIILTVSGFCLIFSSLNLHQADAALKKMQLLSSAAFSLGHGGNDSQKVMGIIAAAVAVYINTNPGVYMDAWLDVVLPNDDLGIKGVMPSWIPLACYSAIAAGTLSGGWKIVKTMGSKITKVSSFEGVAAETAGALTLYFTEHLKIPVSTTHTITGSIIGVGLTKRVSAVRWGVTVSLIWAWILTIPISAILAGLVYFILSVFI from the coding sequence ATGACTATACTTATATTAATTATAGTACTTGCCTTAATTTTTGATTACATCAATGGTTTTCATGATGCGGCAAATGCTATAGCGACTGTTGTTGCAACAAAGGTTTTGACACCTTTTCAGGCGGTTGTCTGGGCAGCATTTTTTAACTTTCTGGCGTATTGGGTTTTTGGATTTGGTGTTGCAGATACTGTTGCTAAAACAGCGCATACTATGGAAATTAACCTAGTGGTAATTTTGGCCGGAGTTATCGCTGCAATCTGTTGGAATTTATTGACTTGGTGGTTAGGAATTCCTTCAAGTTCTTCTCATACGCTTATTGGAGGTTTTGCAGGAGCAGCTGTGGCACACGCTATTGCTGTACACGGTTTCTCTGGTTATGTTGGAGAAGACGGAGCAACTCACTATTGGTATGAAATTGTAAGCTGGTACAAAGCAGGAAAAGACGGAGCAATGCCTTCGGGAGTTCTCATTATCATTGCTTTTATTGTTTTAGCGCCATTATTAGGAGCATTGGCTTCTTATTTAATTTCGATTTGGCTTTTAAATGCTTCTCGTAAAACAATCGGGCCTAAAATCTTTACTGCAGCTTTAATGATTGCTACAATTGTATTTGTGTACTATCAAATGGTGCCTTATGATAAGATTGAAAAGCCAAGATTTGATTCTCATTTTTGGAGCGTTGCTTTTGAAGCTCATAATATTAAATGGTTCTTAGTAGCCTTTATTATCTTGACAGTAAGCGGATTTTGTTTAATATTCAGCAGTTTAAATCTTCATCAGGCAGATGCTGCTTTAAAGAAAATGCAATTATTATCTTCTGCGGCTTTTAGTTTAGGCCACGGAGGAAACGATTCTCAAAAAGTAATGGGTATTATTGCTGCGGCTGTAGCAGTTTATATCAATACAAATCCAGGAGTTTATATGGATGCTTGGTTAGATGTTGTGCTTCCAAACGATGATTTGGGCATTAAAGGAGTTATGCCTTCTTGGATTCCATTGGCTTGTTATTCTGCAATTGCTGCAGGAACTTTAAGCGGTGGATGGAAGATTGTAAAAACGATGGGTTCTAAAATTACCAAAGTAAGTTCGTTTGAAGGTGTTGCTGCTGAAACAGCCGGTGCTTTGACGCTTTACTTTACTGAACACTTAAAAATTCCAGTAAGTACAACGCACACTATTACAGGTTCTATTATTGGAGTTGGATTGACAAAACGTGTTTCTGCCGTTAGATGGGGAGTTACCGTAAGTTTAATCTGGGCTTGGATTTTGACTATTCCAATTTCGGCTATTCTAGCAGGTTTGGTTTACTTTATTCTAAGTGTCTTTATTTAA